The sequence ACCGGTGAAGTGACTTATGTAGAAGCAGAAAATTACGGTGTATATTATTCTGATTTACTCCCTGTTTTTTCAAGAGCCATTCAGGAACAACAAGCTATCATTGAGGCACAAAAAGAAGAATTAGATAAAATCAAGCAGGTATTGAAAGAGGCCGGATACTCTATAGATTAACATCGGGTGTTATATTTTTTAAACAGGTAATTGGTTGTTTTTGAAAAAAAATGACAATCACCAAAAAATTGATTAAAATGAAAAAAATAATATTAACAACATGTGTTTTCTTTATGAGTGCTATGCTTCTAAAGGCTCAGTCACTTAGCCCGACAGTAATCAGCTCATTAGGTGGTTTTTCTGAAAGCGGAGATTACAGCTTGAGTTTTACAGCCGGTGAAGCCGTGACAGAAACATTTTCTGCGAACGAGCATATACTTACTCAAGGGTTCCAGCAACCAATGCTTGTCTCTGTGAGTGTTCGGGAGAATGAAATGAATGAAAACTTCTCGGTAAATGCCTATCCTAACCCTACTTCTGATAAAGTCTTTATTGACATTAACAGTGATATGGGTGAAGATTTGTATTTGCAATTGTATGATATACTCGGACAAAAAATTCAGCACCCAATGCATATCAGTATGCAAAGTGGAAATTATGTACATGAATTAGACCTTACAGGATTGAGTTCAGGTATGTATATGGTAGAATTAAAGAATGAGTCGGGATTGCTAAAAGAAGTAATTAGAATTCAAAAAATACGTTAGTCTTTTTTAGTTTACACATAACTAAAACCAAAAGGCCTCAGTTTTTTAAACTGAGGCCTTTTTTCTTCTAAGTTAGTATAGACGAAAATTAATTTTTTAAAAGCTTAACAAACCACTGTATACAGAGTTTTTACTTTGTAAATTGTAGATGTATTCTCCTTCGGGTAAGTATCCTTTTTCTGTAGAAACTTTGTTGCCGGTGATGTTGTAACGAGTATCTACGATTTCTCCCTTTAGGTTGTATACATGAAGTGTATATGTATTGTTAAAGTTATTTTCAAAGTTGAAAGTGTAAGTGTCTTCTGATTTTTCAATTTCAAAAGCCGGTAATTTATCTAAAAGCATCGCCTCGTCAACTGAAGTATTAATGTCTAATTTCTTTAAATAAGCAGCCATTTCATCAGAATCTAAATGGAAACTTTTATCATTTTCTGAAGCAATTGCGATATTTAAAAATAAACTGATAATGATGCTAACTGATAATACTAACTTTTGCATAAAAAATGTTTTAAAATGAATAAAACGGAGAAAATTTGGAGGAGAGAGGCTGTTTCTTAATGGAAACAATGGTAAATTAGTATGTTATTTTTTATTTGTCAAGTTTTTTTTAAAAAAAATATTAATCCACAACAAAAATGAAGAAATGGATTTTTAGAATTTCGGGTCTTTTTGTAAGCGTTATACTGCTGTTTTACATCTATTTTCAGTTTGTTTATGAAATTAAGCTCATGGATTTTGATATGGAGTTTGAATATGCATATACTGATTTTCAGAGCGTAGATAAGTTTGATACACAAGACGGATATATGCTTTACTACCCTAATGACTTTGAACATGATTCTATTTCAGTTATAGTTTTTAATCATGGTTGGGCTGCTCATGATCCGGTAGCTTATGGTGCCTGGTTAAAGCATTTAATATTACAGGGTAATGCAGTTATTTATCCGAGATATCAAAATAGCATATTCACCTTGCCATCTGTTTTTACAGATAATGCAGCTAAGGCAGTTAAAGATGGATTGGAATATCTTGAGACTGAAATTGGTATCGCTCCCCGCAAGGATTTTATGGTTTATACCGGTCATTCATTTGGGGGAGTAATCTCTGTGAATTTGGCTGTAATGCATGAGGAATATGGTTTGCCTAAGCCGGTTTCTGTTTTTGCCGTACAAGCGGGACACGGTTCTTTTGGTATGGGAGAGGAAATAGATTATAGCAGATTTCCCGAGGAAACTAATCTCATTTTTGTTGTTAGTGAAAAGGACAGAATAACGGGGGATGTTTTTGCAAAAGAAATTTATGAGCTGAATGAGGGTTTGGATAAACGTATTTATGGCTATAAAATGTTTTATGATTCTCATAATGATGAAGTCTTAAAAGCCACACATGCTGACCCAATTGCCATGCATCCGGATTTTAGAATGAGAACAGCTTTTTGGATTTTAATTCATGCAACTATTGCCAATGAAATTAATCAGGCAGATATATACGGATTTTGGAGAATGTTTGATATAATTACTGATGCTGCATTTTCTAATGTGGGTTTAGAGGAAATTTTAGATAATCACACACCGGATGGTGAATTTTATA comes from Chitinophagaceae bacterium and encodes:
- a CDS encoding T9SS C-terminal target domain-containing protein, with protein sequence MTITKKLIKMKKIILTTCVFFMSAMLLKAQSLSPTVISSLGGFSESGDYSLSFTAGEAVTETFSANEHILTQGFQQPMLVSVSVRENEMNENFSVNAYPNPTSDKVFIDINSDMGEDLYLQLYDILGQKIQHPMHISMQSGNYVHELDLTGLSSGMYMVELKNESGLLKEVIRIQKIR